One Halichoerus grypus chromosome 1, mHalGry1.hap1.1, whole genome shotgun sequence genomic region harbors:
- the LOC118521626 gene encoding olfactory receptor 5AC1-like, giving the protein MGVRMVLISVVWYFYKGDIGPNADSGFKRKYSHGHESSQQLRQFVISFSESDGNKTQVTEFVLTGLTDHPGLQVPLFLVFLVIYLTTMVGNLRLIFLIWKDPHLHTPMYLLLGSLALADACSSSSVTPRMLMNFLSNNHMTSLVECITQFYIFASSANTECFLLVVMAYDRYVAICNPLLYPVVMSNTFCIQLLSVSYIIGFLHPMLHVSLLFRLTFCKSNVIHYFYCEILQLFKISCTDPRVNMLLIFIFSVFIQSFTFMTIIISYSYVLFTILKKKSEKGRSKAFSTCSAHLLSVSLFYGTLFFMYVCPGSGRAENQDKMYSVFYTIIIPLLNPFIYSLRNQEVIGALRRIINT; this is encoded by the exons ATGGGTGTGAGAATGGTGCTGATCTCAGTGGTTTGGTATTTTTATAAAGGTGACATTGGCCCAAATGCAGACAGTG GTTTCAAGAGGAAGTACAGCCATGGACATGAAAGCAGCCAGCAGCTTCGTCAGTTTG tgATCAGCTTCAGTGAATCTGATGGAAACAAAACGCAGGTGACTGAGTTTGTTCTCACAGGACTTACAGATCATCCAGGGCTGCAGGTCCCCCTGTTCCTGGTGTTCTTGGTCATCTACCTCACCACTATGGTGGGCAACCTCAGACtgatttttctcatctggaaGGACCCCCATCTTCACACCCCCATGTACTTACTCCTTGGCAGTTTGGCCCTTGCAGATGCTTGTTCCTCATCCTCTGTGACTCCCAGGATGCTAATGAATTTTTTGTCTAACAATCATATGACATCCCTGGTTGAATGCATcactcaattttatatttttgcttccaGTGCAAACACAGAATGTTTCCTCCTGGTAGTGATGGCCTATGACCGTTATGTAGCCATATGTAACCCCTTGCTTTATCCAGTGGTGATGTCCAATACATTCTGCATTCAGTTATTAAGTGTTTCATATATTATTGGGTTTCTTCATCCTATGCTGCATGTTAGTTTGTTATTTAGATTAACTTTCTGCAAGTCCAATGTAATACATTATTTCTACTGTGAAATTTTACAACTGTTTAAGATTTCCTGTACTGACCCTAGAGTTAATATGctcctgatttttatattttcagtctttATACAATCTTTCACTTTTATGACAATTATCATCTCTTACTCCTATGTCCTCTTCACCATTCTGAAAAAGAAGTCTGAAAAGGGCAGGAGCAAAGCCTTCTCCACGTGCAGCGCccacctgctctctgtctctttgttcTATGGCACTCTCTTCTTCATGTATGTGTGTCCTGGGTCTGGACGAGCtgaaaatcaagataaaatgtattctgtattttatacAATAATAATTCCCCTGCTAAATCCTTTTATTTACAGTCTGAGAAACCAAGAGGTGATAGGTGCCTTGAGgagaataataaatacataa